Sequence from the Pseudomonadota bacterium genome:
TTAGGAAAGAGCTGTCTCGTAATAAGAATGTGAAAGTATACCTAACACGTGAGAAGGATATCTTTGTACCTCTGGCAGATCGTGTAAACTTTGCGCAGCGCAAACAAGCCGACGTATTTGTGAGTATTCATGCGGACTCTCACAATGATCCGCGCGCCAAGGGTGGCTCTATTTACGTGTTGAGTGAAAAGTCATCAGATAGAGAAGCAGCGCGCCTTGCAAGAGATGCCAACAAAGGTGATATTATGGCCGGTGTAGATTTCTCTAATGAAGTGCCTGCTGTTCGTAATATTTTAGCTGATCTTACCCGTCGCCAAACAAAGAATAAGTCATCTCTACTGGCACGCTCTGTGCTAGATAAGCTCAATGGTGTTGTGAGGCTTCGTCGTAAGGAGGTTCTGTTTGCTGGGTTTAAGGTTCTTAAATCTCATGTGGTGCCAAGTACTCTTGTAGAGACAAGTTACTTATCTAACCCAACAGATGCGCGTGTTCTAAAATCGACTGCAGGCCAGAAAAAAATTGCGAAAGCAGTGGCAAAAGGTATAGAAGATTACATTAATAACCACATGCGCAAATAGCAGATAAAAGAGTAAGAGTGATGGGTTTTATTTTTAGAAATTTTTGGAAGAAAATGTTTTACCTGTTCCTGTTTGGAACGGTTTCATCTGTACTACTTGTGCTGGGTGTTTACATCCACTTTTCTAAAGATCTGCCAGACTTCACAGGACTAGAAGATTACCGCCCTCTACAAATTACCAAAGTGTACGCTGAAGACGGTACTTTGATTGATGAGTTTGCAAAAGAGAAGCGTATTTATACGCCAATCTCTGAAATTCCAAAAGATGTGATTGCGGCATACCTTGCGGCTGAGGATACAAGTTTCTATACGCACGGCGGGTTTGATATTAAAGGTATTGTGCGTGCCATGCTTGTGAACATTATGACAAACAAGCTACAAGGGGCGAGTACCATTACTCAACAGGTCGCAAAAACCTTCCTTCTGAGTAGTGAACGTACATACACACGTAAAATTAAAGAACTTATCCTTGCGCGCCGTATTGAGAGTCATTTTACAAAGAACCAAATTTTAGAGCTGTACCTGAACCAAATTTACCTTGGTAACGGAACTTACGGCGTTGCTGCAGCAGCTAAAGGTTACTTTGGTAAGCGCCTTGATGAACTTGATATTGGTGAGCGTGCCATGCTGGCAGGTCTGCCAAAGGCACCTTCTAGCTATAATCCGTACCGCCGTTATGAGCGTGCGATCTCTCGTCGTAATGTAGTGTTGATGCGTATGCTGGATGAAAATGTGATTACTCAAGAAGAATACGAAACCGTTAAAGCATCAGATTTGAACCTTGCGCCACGTGCAGGATCAAGCTTCCCAGTTGGTGGATTTTACCGTGAAGCTGTACGCCGCCAAGTCGAAGATGATTTTGGAACAGATGCCCTTTATGAAAAAGGCTACAGCGTTTTCACAACGCTTGACCCTGTTCTGCAAAAAGCAGCTGAAGACGCTGCAATGCGTGGTGCTGTAGATTACCATAAGCGCCACGGCTACCAAGGACCTTACCAACAGATGGAAGAGTTTGAAGAAGAGGCGGCAGATGCGCTGATTATGAAGTACGAAGAGAAGTACAAAGAGTACCAAGCCTTCGGTACATTTGCTGTTGTAACATCTGTTTCTGACAGTGTTGTTGAGCTTTATCTTGGCGATGGTGATATTGGGTTTATGCCTTTTAAAGATGTTGAGTGGGCTAAAGAAGTAACCACAATGGATGAGAATGGTGAACTTCTTGAAAAACCAAAGCTTGGTGCTGAGCCTAAGAGCTTTGCTGAGTTTATGACTGTAGGTGATTTGATTGCTGTGAAGCCTTCTGGACCTGAAGGCACGTATGCCCTCAGTTTTATGCCAAAGGTGCAAGTGGCTCTTGTTGCGATTGATCCATTAACAGGCGCTATTCGTGCTTTGGTTGGTGGTTTTGGTGATACCAAAGGCTTTAACCGTGCGCTGCAAGGTAAGCGTCAGGTTGGTTCATCATTTAAGCCGTTTGTATATGGCTATGCCCTTATGAATGGTTACACGCCTGCGACAACAGTACTAGATGCACCCGTTGTTGTACGTGAAGGTGAGTTTGGTAAGGCTTGGAAACCACAGAACTACAACAAGCGTTTTTACGGTGATACGCCACTGCGTGTCGGACTTGAAAAGTCTCGTAACCTGATGACGATTCGTCTTGCTCAAGATCTTGGTATTCGTCGCATTATTCGTTTTGCGGAAAGCTTTGGACTTGATGGTGATTTTCAGCCAGACCTGTCCACGGCTCTTGGTTCCGGTAACGTTTCTCTTGCAAGCCTTACATCAGCTTATGCAAGCTTTGTAAATGGTGGCTTTATTGTGAAGCCTTACATGGTTGAGCGTGTGATGTCTGGCCATGGCCAAACACTACAAAGCCATGATTCGCTTTGCCGTAACTGCTCGGATGTTACTGATATCCCAGAGCCTTTCCACGAAAAAGTACAGGTCATGCCAGCAACAGCAGCATACCAGACAGCAAACATGTTGCGTGGTGTGGTTGAACGCGGTACTGCGCGCCGTGCCAAAAAGCTTCCAGGCTTTGTTGGTGGGAAAACAGGCACAACAAACGACTACATTGATGCATGGTTTATGGGCTTCTCGCCAGAGCTTGCTGTTGGGGTTTGGATTGGCTTTGATAACCCTGTAACACTCGGCCATGGTGAAAGTGGTTCACGTGCGGCTCTACCAATTTGGGTCGACTTTATGGGGCAAGCCCTGACACATGTGGAGCGTCGTGAAATGGTTGTACCAAAGGGCATCTCATTTGTGCGTATTGATGCCGATACAGGTGAGCGTCCTACAGCTCTAAGTGAGCGCACCATTATGGAAGCCTTTGTACCG
This genomic interval carries:
- a CDS encoding N-acetylmuramoyl-L-alanine amidase, with the translated sequence MFSVQAVAAANVEKIRVGQNGTTTRVVLEANQPIKSNFFVLPSPDRFVMDFENISFKTSLSKVKIPEKSVLKGMRQGLFKPGVVRMVLDLNSPVEPTVFAIPANGEFGFRMVIDLKPRKGKITKIKRKTPTLESVRTIQPKVAPKPKEAPVIVVIDPGHGGVDPGAVANGAYEKHIVLKIAKYIRKELSRNKNVKVYLTREKDIFVPLADRVNFAQRKQADVFVSIHADSHNDPRAKGGSIYVLSEKSSDREAARLARDANKGDIMAGVDFSNEVPAVRNILADLTRRQTKNKSSLLARSVLDKLNGVVRLRRKEVLFAGFKVLKSHVVPSTLVETSYLSNPTDARVLKSTAGQKKIAKAVAKGIEDYINNHMRK
- a CDS encoding PBP1A family penicillin-binding protein, encoding MGFIFRNFWKKMFYLFLFGTVSSVLLVLGVYIHFSKDLPDFTGLEDYRPLQITKVYAEDGTLIDEFAKEKRIYTPISEIPKDVIAAYLAAEDTSFYTHGGFDIKGIVRAMLVNIMTNKLQGASTITQQVAKTFLLSSERTYTRKIKELILARRIESHFTKNQILELYLNQIYLGNGTYGVAAAAKGYFGKRLDELDIGERAMLAGLPKAPSSYNPYRRYERAISRRNVVLMRMLDENVITQEEYETVKASDLNLAPRAGSSFPVGGFYREAVRRQVEDDFGTDALYEKGYSVFTTLDPVLQKAAEDAAMRGAVDYHKRHGYQGPYQQMEEFEEEAADALIMKYEEKYKEYQAFGTFAVVTSVSDSVVELYLGDGDIGFMPFKDVEWAKEVTTMDENGELLEKPKLGAEPKSFAEFMTVGDLIAVKPSGPEGTYALSFMPKVQVALVAIDPLTGAIRALVGGFGDTKGFNRALQGKRQVGSSFKPFVYGYALMNGYTPATTVLDAPVVVREGEFGKAWKPQNYNKRFYGDTPLRVGLEKSRNLMTIRLAQDLGIRRIIRFAESFGLDGDFQPDLSTALGSGNVSLASLTSAYASFVNGGFIVKPYMVERVMSGHGQTLQSHDSLCRNCSDVTDIPEPFHEKVQVMPATAAYQTANMLRGVVERGTARRAKKLPGFVGGKTGTTNDYIDAWFMGFSPELAVGVWIGFDNPVTLGHGESGSRAALPIWVDFMGQALTHVERREMVVPKGISFVRIDADTGERPTALSERTIMEAFVPGTEPELKTIPNTFGGTAEPVEDFEDLGIY